In Hahella sp. HNIBRBA332, the genomic window ATTCCAAAGTGGCGTGGTCGGAGCCATGTCCCAACAACACCAGCAGGTTATGCAGCAAACTGCTGGCGCCAAAACGGAAGTTGTCTGGAGACACCCAGTCGTCGCCCATGATATTCATCGCCAGACTGAGATAGAGCCGCGCCTGTTCCGGCGTACTGACTCCGCCTGCGGCTTTGAACCCCACTGGCGCGCGGGACTCACGAATGCAATTGAGCATGACCTCCGCCGCATCCAGCGTTGCGTTGACCTTCACTTTTCCGGTGGATGTCTTCAGAAAATCAGCGCCGGCGGCGATCGCCAAGTCGCTGGCGCGTCGCACATAGTCCGGGGTTTGCAGCTCGCCGGATTCAATGATCACCTTCAATGGCACGGCTTCGCCACAGGCAGCTTTCACCGCAGCCACCAATTTACGCCCCGTGTTTTCATCTCCCGCCAGCAAGGCTTTATAGGGAAACACAAGGTCAATCTCATCTGCACCGGCGCGGATCGCCTCGGTGGTTTCCCCAATCACCGCGTCGGCCGATGATTCGCCGTGAGGAAAGTTCACAACGGTCGCCACTTTCACGGGGGAATCACTCAGATTCTGCTTCGCCAGCGCGACAAAACGGGGGTATACGCATACCGCCGCCACCCAGCCCTCCGGGGTGTGCGCTTTCTGACAAAGCGCGGTAATGCTGGCGTCCGTATCCGCTTCATTCAGCGAAGTCAGGTCCAACAATGGGATGGATAATCGGGCGGCTTCTTGTAGTGTCAAACGTCTCATTCCTGGTTCCTTGGTCACATATAAAAATCCTAAAAGCGCATTATTATGCGCAGATACCAACGCTTCAAAACGGATATAAATCAAATTTCATCGTCATACCGCAATTCTCCGTCTCTATTGCAAAGGCGATCTACAACCAACCTTTGCGCTTGAAATACAGGAAAGGCGTCACCGCAGACACAATCATCAGACCGATCGCCCAAGGATATCCCAACGGCCATTTCAGCTCAGGAATATAGTCGAAGTTCATACCATAGATACTGGCGATCAAGGTGGGTGGTAACAAAACCACTGGCGAGCGGCGTCTGGGTGATTGCGTCGATTAACGACTGTCGCGCCAGCCAGCTCTTATCTGGACACCCATAATTAGCGCTTAATTTAAACATCGACTTAATAGGACACCCACTTTTGCCGGCAGCGAAGCATTTTCCGTCGAGCAGACTCTCATATCAGTGAGCGCATCGCCGCCGTACAAATTACTGGGACACCCACAATTAGCCAGTTAAACAGATGTAATAAATCCCTGCATCTGGGCAGGAGGTTGCACGCCTTTGGACTAGATCCCTTTTAGCCCCTTTGGGCAATCGTTTGGGAACGGTTCCCAACCTAGACTCGAAAACGTATCACGTTAATAACAGGCGTCGCCAAGCCTGACCGCCAATGAACCCAATTAAAGCAATAAGGAAGGACACCCATGATTTCATCCTACTGGCGCAGACATGCGCTCGCCCTCTCTATCGCAGCGGGAGCTGGCTTCGGCCATTGCGCTTTCGCAGCGGAGAATCTGGCGCACATGCGACCTGTCTCCACGTCTTCTGTCGAATCCAGTGATCTCAGCGGCTACATGGCGGTCGACGGCGACGCCAGCACACGCTGGGGTAGCGCCTACGGCAGTTCAGCCTGGATCTATGTGGACCTGGGAGAAAAGCGATCCATATCCCACGTCAGGCTTACATGGGAGGCGGCTTATGCTAAAGCCTATGACGTACAGGTCTCCAATGATGCTTCAACCTGGACGACAGTCCGCTCCGTCACTAACGCAGACGGAGGCGTTGATGATCTGACCAACTTGAACGCCTCAGGCAGATATATCCGCATAAAAGGCAAAAAGCGCGGAACCGAATACGGCTATTCGTTGTGGGAAATAGAAATATACGGCGCTGACTCAAACAGTGGCGGAGAAAAATTCGTCACGCTCTACGAGGACACCCACTTTAAGGGCTATGCAGTAGAACTGCCTGTTGGCGACTACAGCTTAACCAGCCTGATTTCCCGCGGCGCGCTGAATGACGACCTGTCTTCCGCGCGAGTTCCCAATGGCCTTAAGCTGGAAGTGTTTCAGCACAACAATTTCAAAGGCGTACGAGACCTCTATACTTCCGACGCGGCGGAGTTAAACCGTGACGACGACGCATCCTCAGTTCGCGTATCCAGAACGGAGACAACGGACGGAGGTTCCGATGATTTCCCGGATTGGCAGTCGGGACATAACTACGTGGAAGGAGACATCGTCCGCTACAAAGGGAAACTATATATCGCCGTTCACGCTAACCCTGGCTATGATCCGGTCATCAGCCACTGGTTCTGGGATGAGTATCAAGGTGGCGATGACGGTGGTGACTCAGACAATGGCAATGATGATGGAGACAACGGAGACGACTCCGGCGCTAGCTGCGCCGCAGGTAATAACTGGAACGAAGCCAATCTGACTAACTACGAATCTTACCCTGATCCCAACAGTGAAGAGTGCATCAAGTACAACGGCTGTGAATGGGCCGGCCAGTTCGCGGGCCTGGATGGCGTACAACCGGAAAGCTGGGTCAAGGCGCACAATATCGCAGCGGTTCACTCCAAGGATTTCAATTGGCTAAACGGTAAGACGCTACGATTACGCCAGGGCGGCAAGGAAATCGATGTCGTCGTATACGACATGTGCGCCGACTCGGACTGCGATGGCTGCTGTACCCAGAACCTGGGCCGCACGGGGTATCTCATCGACATTGAGAAATACACCATGCAGCGTTTCGGGACGGGGTCAGGCACAGTTCAGTGGCAGGTGTGCGACTGAACATTCCTGGCTCGATGACCTAAATCCGGTGGACAGCCACCGGATTTACTGTCCGCTGCTTTCCCTTCGCTAAATAGCTGCTATCTTTTTACTCGCATATAAAAACCAATGAGCCGTCCTTCAACCGCCTCCCGACTAGAAAAAAGGATTTTTACGTGGTTGCCTACGTTATTTTCGATT contains:
- the deoC gene encoding deoxyribose-phosphate aldolase, with protein sequence MRRLTLQEAARLSIPLLDLTSLNEADTDASITALCQKAHTPEGWVAAVCVYPRFVALAKQNLSDSPVKVATVVNFPHGESSADAVIGETTEAIRAGADEIDLVFPYKALLAGDENTGRKLVAAVKAACGEAVPLKVIIESGELQTPDYVRRASDLAIAAGADFLKTSTGKVKVNATLDAAEVMLNCIRESRAPVGFKAAGGVSTPEQARLYLSLAMNIMGDDWVSPDNFRFGASSLLHNLLVLLGHGSDHATLEY
- a CDS encoding discoidin domain-containing protein, whose translation is MISSYWRRHALALSIAAGAGFGHCAFAAENLAHMRPVSTSSVESSDLSGYMAVDGDASTRWGSAYGSSAWIYVDLGEKRSISHVRLTWEAAYAKAYDVQVSNDASTWTTVRSVTNADGGVDDLTNLNASGRYIRIKGKKRGTEYGYSLWEIEIYGADSNSGGEKFVTLYEDTHFKGYAVELPVGDYSLTSLISRGALNDDLSSARVPNGLKLEVFQHNNFKGVRDLYTSDAAELNRDDDASSVRVSRTETTDGGSDDFPDWQSGHNYVEGDIVRYKGKLYIAVHANPGYDPVISHWFWDEYQGGDDGGDSDNGNDDGDNGDDSGASCAAGNNWNEANLTNYESYPDPNSEECIKYNGCEWAGQFAGLDGVQPESWVKAHNIAAVHSKDFNWLNGKTLRLRQGGKEIDVVVYDMCADSDCDGCCTQNLGRTGYLIDIEKYTMQRFGTGSGTVQWQVCD